The Haemophilus parainfluenzae genome window below encodes:
- the fbaA gene encoding class II fructose-bisphosphate aldolase translates to MAKLLDIVKPGVVTGEDVQKIFAYAKANNFAIPAVNCVGSDSVNTVLETAARVKAPVIIQFSNGGAAFYAGKGIKPTSGARSDVLGAIAGAKHVHTLAKEYGVPVILHTDHAAKKLLPWIDGLLEAGEKHFAETGRPLFSSHMLDLSEEPMEENMAICREYLARMDKLSMTLEIEIGITGGEEDGVDNSDVDESRLYTQPSDVLYVYDQLNPVSPNFTVAAAFGNVHGVYKPGNVKLKPSILGASQEFVAKERNLPAKPINFVFHGGSGSSREEIREAISYGAIKMNIDTDTQWAAWNGILNFYKANEAYLQGQLGNPEGPDAPNKKYYDPRVWLRKMEESMSKRLEQSFEDLNCVDVL, encoded by the coding sequence ATGGCTAAATTATTAGATATCGTAAAACCTGGCGTAGTAACAGGTGAAGATGTTCAAAAAATCTTTGCTTATGCCAAAGCAAACAACTTCGCGATTCCTGCAGTAAACTGCGTGGGCTCTGACTCCGTAAACACTGTATTGGAAACCGCTGCACGTGTGAAAGCGCCAGTAATTATCCAATTCTCAAACGGTGGGGCAGCTTTCTACGCAGGTAAAGGTATCAAACCAACAAGTGGTGCTCGTTCAGACGTTTTAGGTGCGATTGCAGGTGCGAAACACGTTCATACTTTAGCCAAAGAATATGGTGTGCCAGTTATTCTTCATACTGACCACGCAGCAAAAAAATTACTTCCATGGATCGATGGCTTACTTGAAGCGGGTGAAAAACACTTTGCTGAAACTGGTCGTCCATTATTCTCTTCTCATATGCTTGACTTATCTGAAGAACCAATGGAAGAAAACATGGCAATCTGCCGTGAATACCTTGCTCGTATGGACAAACTAAGCATGACTCTTGAAATCGAAATCGGTATCACTGGTGGTGAAGAGGATGGCGTGGATAACTCTGATGTAGATGAATCTCGTTTATACACTCAACCATCTGATGTGCTTTACGTTTACGACCAATTAAACCCAGTAAGCCCTAACTTTACCGTTGCTGCAGCATTTGGTAACGTACACGGTGTTTACAAACCAGGTAACGTAAAATTAAAACCATCTATTTTAGGTGCATCACAAGAGTTCGTTGCAAAAGAACGCAATCTTCCTGCTAAACCAATTAACTTCGTCTTCCACGGTGGTTCAGGTTCTAGCCGCGAAGAGATCCGCGAAGCAATTAGCTATGGTGCAATCAAAATGAATATCGATACTGATACTCAATGGGCTGCATGGAATGGTATCTTAAACTTCTATAAAGCAAATGAAGCTTATCTTCAAGGTCAATTAGGTAACCCTGAGGGCCCTGATGCTCCAAACAAAAAATACTACGACCCACGTGTTTGGTTACGTAAAATGGAAGAATCCATGTCTAAACGCTTAGAACAATCTTTCGAAGACTTAAATTGTGTTGATGTTTTATAA